The genomic region GTTGCGCGAACGCGCCGACGTGCTGAGCGGCATCCTCAACGGCATCGACATATCAGTGTGGAATCCGGCCACCGATCCCGACATCGCGGCGCGCTTCAGCGCCGCGCAGCCGGCGGAGCGCGCGGTGAACAAGGCGGCGCTGCAGCGGCGCTTCAGGCTTGATCCCGCGCCGGATGCGATGCTGCTCGGCGTCATCAGCCGGCTGTCATGGCAGAAGGGCCTCGACCTGCTGCTGGAGAACATCCCGACGCTGCTCGGCGAAGGCATTCAGCTTGCGCTGCTCGGCAGCGGCGACCGCGACCTGCAGGATCGCTACGCCGCGCTGGCGCACGACAATCCCGGACGGATCGCGGTCGTGATCGGCTACGACGAGGCGCTGGCGCATCTGATCCAGGCCGGCGCCGACGCGCTCGCGGTGCCGTCGCGCTTCGAGCCGTGCGGCCTCACCCAGCTGTGCGCGCTGCGCTACGGCGCGGTTCCTGTTGTCGCCAATGTCGGTGGCCTTGCCGACACCGTGCTCGACTTCGACGAAGTCGCGATCACCGGCGATGCGCCGACCGGCGTCAAGTTCGCACCCGTGACTTCCGATGCGCTCGCCCACGGCTTGCGCAAGGCGAACCTGCTGTTCAACGACAAGGTGACCTGGCGCCGGCTGCAACAGGCCGGCATGGCCACCGATGTCTCCTGGCACAATCGCGCCGGCCGCTACGCCGCGCTCTATCGCGAGCTCGCGAC from Bradyrhizobium elkanii USDA 76 harbors:
- the glgA gene encoding glycogen synthase GlgA, whose translation is MTQLRVLAVASEVYPIVKTGGLADVVGALPAALQRHGVTTRTLVPGYPDVLKALASAETLLHWPEFYGGPIRVLGGARDGLDLFALDAPHLYARPGNPYVGPDGRDWPDNGIRFAALSRMAAEIGQGAITSFVPDIVHAHDWQAGLAPALLHYAGQPRPGTVMTVHNLAYQGQFSPDMLAAFGLPGESYALQGVEYYGTISLLKAGLQFADRITTVSPTYAREIQSDEGGMGLGGLLRERADVLSGILNGIDISVWNPATDPDIAARFSAAQPAERAVNKAALQRRFRLDPAPDAMLLGVISRLSWQKGLDLLLENIPTLLGEGIQLALLGSGDRDLQDRYAALAHDNPGRIAVVIGYDEALAHLIQAGADALAVPSRFEPCGLTQLCALRYGAVPVVANVGGLADTVLDFDEVAITGDAPTGVKFAPVTSDALAHGLRKANLLFNDKVTWRRLQQAGMATDVSWHNRAGRYAALYRELATTRR